The genomic interval ATGTGCTGGGGGGAAGCTGCGCGCGCGTCTGTCCGGTGGAAGCGCTCTGCGAGGGCGCCTGCGTGCTGACCCATGAGAAGCGGCGGCCTGTGGCCATCGGCCGTTTGCAGCGCTACGCCACGGATGCCGCGTTGGAAGCGGGCGCCGAGATCCATCCACGTCCGCGGCGCGTGCGCCGGCCGCTCAGCGTCGGGGTGGTGGGCGCCGGTCCGGCGGGGCTGGCCTGCGCGGCCGAGCTGGCGCGCCTGGGCCATGAAGTGATCGTCTACGAGGCCGCGCCGGAGCCCGGCGGGCTGGTCGTGTCGGCCATCGCCCCCTACAAGCAAATGGTCGATCCCATCCCACAGGAGGTCGAGGCCATCCGGCGGCTGGGCGTCACCTTCCGCTTCAACACACGCATCGGCCGCGACCTGTCGCTGGCCGACCTCGAAGCGCGACACGACGCGCTGTTTCTGGGCGTGGGCATGGACGGCGACATGCCGCTGGAGCTGGAGGGCATCGACCTGGAAGGCGTGTGGCCGTCGCTGCGCTTCATCGAACGCATCAAGGCGATGAATCCGCCGCCGATCGGTGATCGCGTGGTGGTGATCGGCGGGGGCAACACGGCCATCGACGTGGCGCGCGAGGCCGTACGGCTGGGTGCCCGGCACGTGACGGTGCTTTACCGGCGCACCGAAGCCGAAATGCCGGCCTTCCGGCACGAGGTGGAGGCCGCCTACGAGGAAGGTGTGCAGTTCGAGTGGCTGACGTTGCCGACTCGGCTGCTGGGCGAAGTGCGCGTCTCGGGCGTCGAGTGCGTCCGCACGCGCCTGGTGCCCGATCCGTCGGGCGGGCGTCCGCGGCCTCAGGTGGTCGAAGGGACCAAATTCGTGGTGCCCGCCGATACGGTCGTCTTTGCCATCGGACAGCAACCCCGTACCGACCTGCTCTCCGGCCTGCCCGGACTGCGGCTGGAGCGCGGGCGCGTATGGGTGGACGAAAACTTCCGCACAAGCCATCCCCGGGTGTTTGCCGGAGGCGACTGCGTCAACGGCGGCGGCACGGTGGTCGAGGCCGTACAGCACGGCAAGCTGGCGGCCCGTGCCATCGATCGCCTGATCAAGCCCCGCCGGCGCAGCGTCCCGGCAACCAACGGGAAGGAGGAAGACTGACATGCTGGAGATTCGCTGGCACGGGCGTGGCGGTCAGGGCGCCATCACGGTCTCGAAGATCCTGGCGCTGGCCGCGCTGCGCAGTGGCAAGTACGCCCAGGCGTTTCCGGAGTACGGACCGGAGCGGAGCGGTGCCCCGGTGCGGGCCTACAACCGGCTGGACGATCGGCCGATCGTGCTGCACTCGGGCGTCTACACGCCGCACCGGGTGGCCGTGCTGGACGAAACGCTGCTCGAAGCCGAGGACGTGTGCGAAGGGCTGGCCCCGGACGGCGTGCTCGTGATCAACACGACACGTCCGCCCGAGGCGATCCGGGAGCAGACCGGCTATCCCGGCCGCATCGTATGCGTCGATGCAGCGGCGATCGCCGAAGAAACGGGCTCGCGGTTCGCCAACGTGCCGCTGCTGGGTGCACTGGCCAGCACGCTGGACTTCATCCAGCTACCCACGCTGGAAGGGGCACTGCAGGCGTTTCTGGGTAAGCGTCGGCCTGAAGTCGTCAAGGCCAACCTGGAAGCGCTCCGACGGGGCTACCATGAGACCGTCGCGCTCGAAGCGGTAGCGCCCGAGACGCTGCCGCCACGTCCACGCTCCGAAGGAAGCCGGGCGCTTCCACCCTACTATGCCCTGCCCATCGGCGGCGTCATCACGCCGGAGATCCGCTGGTTCCCGAAAACCGGGGGCTGGCGCAACGAACGGCCGGTCTTCAACGAGGCGCTCTGCGTGAACTGTCTGCTGTGCTGGGCGCACTGCCCCGAACCGGCCATCGTGGTGCACGACCGCCTGATGGAAGGCTTCAACTACGACTACTGCAAAGGCTGCGGGATCTGCGTGGCCATGTGTCCGACGGGCGCCCTGACCATGGTGCCCGAAGGCGCTGCCGAACTGGTGGCCGCGTCGGTCTCGCCCAACCCGAGGTGATGCCATGACACTCGTGGTCACTCCCCGGCTCGAAGCCGCCCAGTTACTGACGGGCGCGCAGGCTGTGGCGCACGCCATGCGCCAGATCGAGCCCG from Rhodothermus marinus carries:
- a CDS encoding 2-oxoacid:acceptor oxidoreductase family protein, with the protein product MLEIRWHGRGGQGAITVSKILALAALRSGKYAQAFPEYGPERSGAPVRAYNRLDDRPIVLHSGVYTPHRVAVLDETLLEAEDVCEGLAPDGVLVINTTRPPEAIREQTGYPGRIVCVDAAAIAEETGSRFANVPLLGALASTLDFIQLPTLEGALQAFLGKRRPEVVKANLEALRRGYHETVALEAVAPETLPPRPRSEGSRALPPYYALPIGGVITPEIRWFPKTGGWRNERPVFNEALCVNCLLCWAHCPEPAIVVHDRLMEGFNYDYCKGCGICVAMCPTGALTMVPEGAAELVAASVSPNPR
- a CDS encoding NAD(P)-dependent oxidoreductase: MELTANIRTVYEEERPRLTDDQALLEAARCLECGRDGRPAPCIEACPTHIDIPGFIRAIREGDPLHSARIIFEANVLGGSCARVCPVEALCEGACVLTHEKRRPVAIGRLQRYATDAALEAGAEIHPRPRRVRRPLSVGVVGAGPAGLACAAELARLGHEVIVYEAAPEPGGLVVSAIAPYKQMVDPIPQEVEAIRRLGVTFRFNTRIGRDLSLADLEARHDALFLGVGMDGDMPLELEGIDLEGVWPSLRFIERIKAMNPPPIGDRVVVIGGGNTAIDVAREAVRLGARHVTVLYRRTEAEMPAFRHEVEAAYEEGVQFEWLTLPTRLLGEVRVSGVECVRTRLVPDPSGGRPRPQVVEGTKFVVPADTVVFAIGQQPRTDLLSGLPGLRLERGRVWVDENFRTSHPRVFAGGDCVNGGGTVVEAVQHGKLAARAIDRLIKPRRRSVPATNGKEED